One genomic window of Tetrapisispora phaffii CBS 4417 chromosome 13, complete genome includes the following:
- the TPHA0M02090 gene encoding uncharacterized protein (similar to Saccharomyces cerevisiae CDC39 (YCR093W); ancestral locus Anc_6.373), whose protein sequence is MNEAEFKPNNYEEVFVDDLKLTESAHIHSLLLNIDELNYEKIKRTILFYLEEVSEYAFIKYWKTILSINSNFIINSERRFRDLEEEPEDDRIMIHLLYDSLQELQYISMSKILLITDIILNDTFLSTICENMKLSHILRHLDPIIDDIIIKRLQIRNNYIPVESQLEEASKNIEKEFINIVASSNESNFWLKSSLLLEYADDNDRMKMLSLFITKLLISDKSILYLFPSSTNLEDVVNYLYKNNKLKNETMSFARYKALNWNNIFQVINKNISSEDVNAITPKSILFILALFNNIGIWKEFFGFPWDEDFVTTLLSFVRHFDERIKGSFLYSELNEQVIYQQNKLSEFHSEIPIFAYFNTITFLRFGFSKSVDMLSSDLKKLSIGIYDIPDNYLLTIMNNFEYLRNVIKEEATLINFTNNLLDQLMMQHPTTFEPLFQNINDLTILPLLLKKNEKKATYFNYFKENFDKINKMDIFLEALDIEDKLLFQKTEDPNKFTSVPKLNVNEIKLLINYLDEIVKSKVCTYTALELGQLLLETRNYLLKNEFDSTFDDKEYRLLMKFPKIILHDKFEGIELSENNLIIQKSVDNEVQKKLISLYKNELLLDDLIQYLIKLKLSTSIQDNELYCAFIYFLIFESDFFFQYPKTILEITAELWGLLIQNNVVEAVSLDVFCKIITKFQKSEDERLKLFATISSNIFNDKEIITLPKFLKTIKVNNPSNNTLFSSEMILESDNNANSKPTSFTRYFKDTPYSAKKDQIKPELVSDSKIYVLLLNLTEKNFTTNLKHFKVLVTPPYFTYFCRTILSKFISQTNDNKVFEKLIFGMNSKQLIECMIHETVSALLVLLDTDSCDISELHKLALWLGLITIAHDIEIANNILPLRQILIDSVENGYIDKVISTVCGILVHAKESHTFRFPNIWTSSILQELFQIYHLSVLSIPHLFEIEFLFNELFGNIKNFKMPELVAEYDRLSENDIPLGKKINNTKIEPQLSRKSVNHLTVFRIDKISNKATSTSILAIVSNLVGSSTLVSNKDLRETFGMAISKSVYTVVTNLYETGFEHVLPICLMETEKLYNVDMNEERLNLIIVEIMNKVPLKKLLLDATQCIKVDTKQNMELLCSMNSLKDLSMETDIDGTLQENESLIYKIFSSLLTELFFYEIKKFIMQKHKSELDSQDNIKCLREALKVSNLQKNNHQINNISMTAIKNETMAHDTPPGLSIISNQVARKPTVHNYLTTPENDDKNAVAHLINLYLRNLKSNILNSTDNGINLNGVISLNIQICTKILELFPKYNTNAELKSIIFHEVFQLLVITQNDSFKEIMFQFLKEFKHEFSNFKVFINWWFIKFLPLHPIYSKELLRFSFEKIIGNEDLDFILSSILLTNRSSSFIEFLCEFFFQCISNKSEMLLKSEFISTVEALSRFNNDAAKHVLNVFDSYSLLQNIESSSQTKKNKYILILIEFISLLKNSSTEGKVILVFLKQLFQKKVFCDTNDLIEFFNILLQYSEQMFTASTSATDALLVVDAVVVLFMNLLIYLDIDNLLRKDVVELFMSQISFHFNEQHNINKLNERFYFRLYSSLLCQWSSMVTDDFKSVENESIQHDLKEFIPIFYNTITSALHSFQPVLFPGFSFAFLSLISHRMLLPFYLQNESYWMDITLLFGDVLKFIDLYSTQEYVSTIIEVLTNGMINIFEKISDEYPQYLIANHSQLIALLPESSVKLKNIVLSSSPVGFETECYRKELDETVVNDSSAPSIKTDPTLIISRIKKPLVSYIRMPSSSSLMQINKDIYLRNLKTVNGIGYNVITVDPKKIRAIILFILIQLANELKKLSYKVVFNLNSSYYTLLKSMIFVDGSDKEEVRYRLISVIVEQLRYPNIHTFWCIYFLENIYQNHDETDDEIVLKEVQEIILRCIFERLLIVNDGPYPWGCVELLIHLINLRKVDITDLQLIKNNATFKSKLEQFF, encoded by the coding sequence ATGAATGAAGCTGAATTTAAACCTAACAATTATGAAGAGGTATTTGTAGATGATTTAAAGTTGACTGAGAGTGCACATATACATTCATTATTGCtaaatattgatgaattaaattatgaaaaaataaagcggactatattattttatttggaAGAAGTTTCTGAATACGCCTTTATCAAATACTGGAAGACTATCCtatcaattaattcaaattttattattaactcTGAAAGAAGGTTTAGAGACTTAGAAGAAGAACCTGAAGATGATAGAATAATGATTCATTTACTTTATGATTCGTTGCAGGAGTtgcaatatatatctatgtCAAAAATACTATTGATTACAGATATTATCTTGAATGATACTTTCCTAAGTACAATATGTGAGAACATGAAGCTATCTCATATTCTAAGGCATTTAGATCCAATTATTGACGATATCATTATAAAACGTTTACAGATCCGAAATAACTACATACCAGTTGAATCGCAACTCGAGGAAgcatcaaaaaatattgaaaaggaatttataaatatagtaGCATCATCAAATGAAAGCAATTTTTGGCTAAAATCATCCTTATTACTTGAATATGCTGATGATAATGACAGAATGAAAATGTTATCATTGTTCATTACAAAGTTGCTGATCTCTGATAAATCGATTCTATATCTGTTCCCCTCTTCAACAAATTTAGAAGATGTGGTGAATTACTTATACaagaataataaactaAAAAACGAGACGATGAGTTTTGCCAGGTACAAGGCTTTAAATTggaataatatttttcaggtaatcaacaaaaatatatcatctgAAGATGTAAATGCTATAACGCCCAAATctatattgtttattttagCATTATTCAACAACATAGGCATTTGGAAAGAATTTTTCGGTTTCCCTTGGGATGAAGACTTTGTAAcaacattattatcatttgtGAGACATTTTGACGAACGCATAAAAGGAAGTTTCTTATATTCTGAATTAAATGAACAAGTGATATATCAACAAAATAAGTTATCTGAATTCCATTCAGAAATCCCCATATTTGCATATTTTAACACAATAACTTTTCTTCGGTTTGGATTTTCAAAGAGTGTTGATATGTTATCTTCGGacttaaaaaaattatcaattggCATATACGATATCCCTGATAACTATCTACTAACGataatgaataattttgaatatttgcGAAATGTGATCAAAGAAGAGGCtacattaattaattttacaaataaTTTGCTAGATCAACTAATGATGCAGCATCCGACTACTTTTGAACCacttttccaaaatataaatgatttaacgattttacctttattattaaaaaagaatgaGAAGAAAGCtacatatttcaattactTTAAAGAGAATTTCGATAAGATTAATAAAATGGATATTTTTCTAGAGGCACTGGATATTGAGGACAAGTTATTGTTCCAAAAAACAGAAGATCCGAACAAATTCACATCCGTTCCTAAATTGAACGtgaatgaaattaaattacttATTAACTACCTTGACGAGATTGTGAAAAGTAAAGTGTGTACATATACTGCCTTAGAACTAGGCCAATTACTATTAGAAACaagaaattatttgttgaaaaatgaattcGATAGCACTTTTGATGACAAAGAATACCGATTGTTGATgaaatttccaaaaattattctccatgataaatttgaagGTATCGAGTTAAGTGAAAACaatttgattattcaaaaatctGTTGATAATGAGGTCCAAAAAAAGCTTATATCATTAtacaaaaatgaattattactCGATGACCTTATTCAGTATTTAATTAAACTGAAGCTAAGTACTAGCATACAGGACAATGAACTATATTGTGCGTTCATTTATTTCTTGATTTTTGAGTCggattttttctttcagTATCCAAAAACAATCTTGGAGATAACTGCTGAACTTTGGGGCTTGCTTATTCAAAACAATGTCGTCGAAGCAGTCTCTTTAGATGtgttttgtaaaataataacaaaatttcaaaaaagtGAAGATGAGcgtttaaaattatttgcaACTATTTCCAgtaacatttttaatgataaagagATTATCACATTAcctaaatttttaaaaacaattaagGTTAATAATCCTTCTAATAATACCCTTTTCAGCAGTGAGATGATTTTAGAGTCCGACAATAATGCAAATTCTAAACCAACATCATTTACAAGGTATTTTAAAGACACTCCTTATTCAGCAAAAAAAGATCAAATTAAACCTGAATTAGTTTCGGattctaaaatatatgtgctgctattaaatttaacagaaaaaaatttcacaACTAATCTCAAGCACTTCAAGGTCCTTGTTACACCACCATATTTTACCTACTTTTGCAGAactattttatcaaaatttatatcACAGACAAATGATAACAAggtatttgaaaaattaatttttggcatgaattcaaaacaattaattgaGTGTATGATACATGAAACTGTTAGTGCTCTATTGGTATTATTGGATACTGACTCCTGCGATATTAGTGAATTGCACAAACTAGCTTTGTGGTTGGGATTGATAACAATTGCCCATGATATAGAGATAGCTAACAACATTCTTCCTCTCCGTCAAATATTGATAGATTCTGTTGAGAATGGGTATATTGATAAGGTAATCTCGACGGTTTGCGGAATTCTTGTTCATGCAAAAGAATCACACACATTCAGGTTTCCAAACATCTGGACGAGCTCGATCCTTCAGGAGTTATTCCAAATATATCACTTGTCTGTCTTATCTATTCCACATCTATTTGagattgaatttttatttaatgaactATTTggtaatattaaaaatttcaaaatgcCAGAATTAGTTGCTGAATATGATCGCTTAtcagaaaatgatataCCATTAGGtaaaaaaatcaacaatACAAAAATTGAGCCACAACTATCTCGCAAGTCGGTTAATCATCTAACTGTATTTAGAATAGATAAAATAAGCAATAAAGCAACATCTACATCTATTTTAGCTATAGTATCAAATTTAGTTGGATCTTCTACATTGGTTTCAAATAAAGATTTAAGAGAAACTTTTGGCATGGCTATCTCTAAAAGTGTCTACACAGTTGTCACTAATCTTTATGAAACTGGATTCGAACATGTATTGCCGATATGCTTAATGGAAACGGAGAAATTATACAATGTTGATATGAATGAAGAACggttaaatttaattattgtgGAAATTATGAATAAAGTGCCACTAAAAAAGTTGCTGTTAGATGCGACTCAATGCATTAAAGTAGatacaaaacaaaacatGGAATTGCTCTGCTCTatgaattctttaaaagatttgaGCATGGAGACCGATATTGATGGAACTCTGCAGGAAAACGAATCTTTAATTTACAAGATATTTTCAAGCTTATTAACagaattgtttttttatgagattaaaaaatttatcatgCAAAAACATAAATCAGAATTAGATTCACAAGATAATATAAAGTGTTTACGAGAAGCTTTAAAGGTTTCGAACTTACAGAAAAATAACCatcaaattaataatatctcAATGACTGCAATAAAGAATGAAACAATGGCGCATGATACTCCTCCAGGTTTATCAATCATATCAAACCAGGTAGCAAGAAAGCCAACAGTGCATAATTACTTAACTACACCGGAAAACGACGATAAGAATGCAGTTGCTCATTTAATTAATCTTTACTTGAGAAATTTGAAatctaatatattaaattcaacTGACAATGGGATAAATTTGAATGGCGtgatatcattaaatattcagATATGCACAAAGATATTGGAATTGTTTCCAAAATATAACACAAATGCGGAATTGAAGTCAATTATCTTTCATGAAGTATTTCAATTGCTTGTAATTACTCAGAACGATTCATTCAAAGAAATCatgtttcaatttttaaaagaattcaAACACGAATTCtcaaatttcaaagtatttattaattggtGGTTTATAAAATTCCTGCCATTACATCCAATTTACAGTAAAGAATTACTAAGattttcatttgaaaaaattattggaaaTGAAGACTTAGATTTTATCTTatcttctattttattaacaaataGATCATCCtcttttattgaattcCTCTGcgaatttttttttcaatgcatttcaaataaatcagAGATGTTATTGAAAAGTGAATTTATTTCGACTGTTGAAGCTCTTTCTCGATTCAATAATGACGCTGCGAAACATGTATTGAATGTGTTTGATTCCTATTCTTTACTTCAGAATATTGAAAGTTCTTCACaaactaaaaaaaataaatatattttgatacTTATTGAGTTTATCTCTCTACTCAAGAATTCATCTACTGAGGGCAAAGTTATTCTTGTCTTTTTAAAGCAATTGTTTCAAAAGAAGGTTTTCTGCGATACtaatgatttaattgaattttttaatattttacttcAATATTCTGAACAAATGTTTACAGCTTCAACTTCTGCCACTGATGCATTATTAGTTGTAGatgctgttgttgttttatttatgaATTTACTCATATATCTTGATATTGACAATTTATTAAGAAAGGACGTCGTTGAGTTGTTTATGTCTCAAATATCGTTCCATTTCAACGAGCAACATaacataaataaattaaacgAAAGGTTTTATTTTAGATTATATTCATCATTGTTGTGCCAGTGGTCAAGCATGGTTActgatgattttaaaagtGTTGAAAATGAATCTATTCAGCATGacttaaaagaatttattcCTATATTTTACAATACCATCACCTCGGCTTTACATTCATTCCAGCCTGTTTTATTTCCTGGGTTTTCCTTTGcatttctttctttgatATCTCATAGAATGTTATTACCcttttatcttcaaaacGAGTCTTACTGGATGGACATTACGTTACTATTCGGCGATGTTCTAAAATTCATCGATTTATATTCTACTCAGGAATATGTGTCTACAATTATTGAAGTCCTAACGAATGGCATGATCAATATCTTTGAAAAGATATCGGATGAATATCctcaatatttaattgcTAATCATTCGCAGCTGATAGCATTATTACCTGAATCATCtgtgaaattaaaaaatatcgTTCTATCTTCAAGCCCAGTTGGTTTTGAAACTGAATGTTATAGAAAAGAACTCGACGAAACTGTAGTCAATGACAGCAGTGCACCTTCCATTAAGACAGACCCAACATTAATTATATCCAGGATAAAGAAGCCTCTGGTAAGTTATATAAGAATGccttcatcttcatcacttatgcaaattaataaagacATATACTTGAGAAATTTAAAGACAGTGAATGGTATTGGTTACAATGTGATAACGGTAGATCCCAAAAAAATAAGAgcaataattttattcattttaataCAACTAGctaatgaattaaaaaaattgtctTATAAAGTAGTTTTTAACTTAAATTCTTCCTATTACACTTTGTTAAAATCTATGATTTTTGTTGATGGTAGTGATAAAGAGGAAGTTAGATATAGATTGATATCAGTTATTGTTGAACAACTAAGATACCCAAACATTCACACGTTTTGGTGTATTTACTTCcttgaaaatatttatcaaaatcatGATGAAACAGACGATGAAATTGTGTTAAAAGAAGTTCAAGAAATAATACTACGATGcatatttgaaagattattaattgtaaacGATGGACCGTATCCTTGGGGTTGTGTTGAATTGCTCATCCATTTAATCAACTTACGAAAAGTTGATATCACGGATTTGCAactaattaaaaataatgccACTTTCAAATCTAAATTAGAACAGTTTTTCTGA